One window of Dehalobacterium formicoaceticum genomic DNA carries:
- the ilvN gene encoding acetolactate synthase small subunit, which produces MRHVLSVMVENQAGVLTRVAGMFSRRGYNIESLTVGTTENPKISRMTIVVEGDAHVIEQVAKQLHKLIEVIKVSDITKEEYIDRELVLIKVHAELSQRGEIMQIVDIFRARIVDLGAKSLVVEATGDQGKISAIEASLKPFGIKEMVRCGKVAMVRGVKSKVE; this is translated from the coding sequence ATGCGACATGTACTGTCTGTGATGGTAGAAAACCAGGCTGGGGTTTTGACCCGGGTAGCTGGAATGTTCAGCCGCAGGGGTTATAATATTGAAAGCTTAACTGTGGGAACTACAGAAAATCCAAAAATCTCCCGGATGACCATTGTGGTGGAGGGGGATGCTCATGTTATTGAACAGGTTGCGAAACAGCTCCATAAGCTGATTGAAGTCATTAAAGTGAGCGACATTACCAAAGAAGAATATATTGACCGAGAACTGGTTTTAATCAAAGTACATGCCGAACTCTCACAGCGAGGAGAAATCATGCAGATTGTGGATATTTTCCGGGCGCGCATTGTGGATCTGGGAGCGAAGTCTTTGGTGGTTGAAGCCACCGGTGATCAAGGGAAAATATCCGCAATTGAAGCATCCCTGAAACCTTTTGGCATTAAGGAAATGGTGCGCTGCGGCAAAGTAGCCATGGTGCGGGGGGTAAAATCGAAGGTAGAATAA
- the ilvB gene encoding biosynthetic-type acetolactate synthase large subunit produces MTITGAEALVQGLVSEGVSIVFGYPGGAILPVYDALRNSKIKHVLVRQEQGGVHAASGYARVGGKTGVCMATSGPGATNLVTGLANAYMDSTPLVAITGQVARSMVGTDAFQEVDITGITHPITKHSYLVQKADDIPRIIKEAFHIASTGRPGPVLIDVPRDVAEEICKGKVPDKVNLPGYKPTMQGHSAQVKTAAQMMIAAKRPVLAAGGGVILANAAEELVQLAEMIQAPVMTTLMGLGSIPTVHDLYLGMPGMHGHPSANKAIMECDLLVTVGMRFDDRLTGAVGKFAPHAKIIHIDIDPAEIGKNVRVNIPIVGHVKLVLQSIIERLEPVQHQEWFDKIRQWKTEDPPLYLADEEQLTTPMVLQRLNQLTSGDMIVTTDVGQHQMFAAQLIRLKHPKSFITSGGLGTMGYGFPAAIGVQMAKPEARVVCVTGDGSFQMSMSELATAREQGLPIIILLFNNHCLGLVRQLQHFYCDRRQMAVDITGSPDFVKLAEAYGIKGYRISHPREIDQVLQQALAQDELTIVECEIRHEEYVNPNVLAGKGLDEMVLGKGGNS; encoded by the coding sequence TTGACAATAACAGGTGCGGAAGCATTGGTGCAAGGGCTGGTATCGGAAGGGGTCAGTATTGTGTTTGGTTACCCCGGGGGAGCCATTCTGCCTGTATATGATGCTTTAAGAAATTCAAAAATTAAACACGTCCTGGTGCGTCAGGAACAAGGGGGCGTTCATGCCGCCAGCGGGTATGCCCGGGTGGGCGGTAAAACAGGAGTCTGTATGGCTACTTCCGGTCCCGGTGCGACCAATTTGGTGACGGGGCTGGCCAATGCTTATATGGATTCCACTCCCCTGGTGGCGATTACCGGTCAGGTAGCCCGTTCCATGGTAGGAACAGATGCTTTTCAGGAGGTAGATATTACCGGCATTACTCATCCCATTACCAAACACAGCTATTTGGTACAGAAAGCCGATGATATCCCCCGCATTATAAAAGAAGCTTTTCATATCGCTTCGACAGGACGTCCGGGACCGGTACTTATCGACGTGCCCAGAGATGTGGCAGAGGAGATCTGTAAAGGAAAAGTACCGGATAAAGTTAACCTGCCCGGTTATAAGCCAACGATGCAGGGTCATAGCGCTCAGGTAAAGACGGCGGCTCAAATGATGATAGCAGCCAAAAGACCTGTGCTTGCTGCCGGAGGCGGGGTGATCCTGGCTAATGCGGCAGAGGAATTGGTGCAGCTGGCAGAAATGATTCAGGCTCCCGTGATGACCACCTTAATGGGCTTGGGTTCCATTCCTACTGTCCATGATTTATATTTAGGCATGCCGGGTATGCATGGTCATCCATCGGCGAACAAGGCCATTATGGAGTGTGACTTGCTAGTTACCGTGGGCATGCGTTTTGATGACCGGCTAACGGGAGCAGTCGGGAAATTTGCCCCCCATGCGAAAATTATTCATATTGATATTGACCCGGCGGAAATCGGGAAGAATGTCCGGGTAAATATACCTATTGTGGGTCATGTTAAACTGGTACTCCAGTCCATCATTGAACGGTTAGAACCGGTACAGCATCAGGAATGGTTTGATAAGATCCGTCAGTGGAAGACGGAAGATCCTCCTTTGTACCTGGCAGATGAAGAGCAATTAACAACTCCCATGGTGCTGCAAAGACTAAATCAATTAACCTCGGGTGACATGATCGTAACTACCGATGTGGGGCAGCATCAGATGTTTGCCGCTCAGCTGATCCGTTTAAAGCACCCTAAAAGCTTTATTACTTCCGGCGGATTAGGTACCATGGGTTACGGCTTTCCCGCAGCGATTGGCGTGCAAATGGCCAAACCTGAAGCGCGAGTTGTCTGTGTTACCGGGGATGGCAGCTTTCAAATGAGCATGAGTGAATTGGCTACCGCCCGGGAACAGGGTTTACCCATTATCATTCTTCTTTTTAATAATCATTGCTTAGGGCTGGTACGCCAGCTGCAGCATTTTTATTGCGACCGGCGTCAGATGGCGGTGGATATTACGGGAAGTCCGGATTTCGTTAAATTAGCCGAAGCCTATGGCATCAAAGGATATCGGATCAGTCATCCCAGGGAGATCGATCAGGTATTACAACAAGCCCTTGCTCAGGATGAATTGACCATCGTGGAATGTGAGATTCGACATGAGGAGTATGTGAATCCTAATGTACTGGCAGGAAAAGGACTGGATGAAATGGTTCTGGGAAAAGGAGGAAATTCATGA
- a CDS encoding 2-isopropylmalate synthase, with the protein MNNRVIIFDTTLRDGEQSPGISLNAKEKLDIAMQLAKLGVDVIEAGFPIASPGDFEAVKTIAKNVKGPVICALARIGAGDIDRAWEAVQYAERPRIHTFVATSDIHLKHKLNKTRAEVLAMVETGVKRAKGYTSDVEFSAEDAFRSDLDFLCQVLETAIAAGATTVNVPDTVGYATPEEYGKFIADINDKVPNIDQAVISVHCHNDLGLAVANSLAAVRNGARQVECAVNGLGERAGNASLEEIVMSLYTRRDSFGYETGINYQEIYRTSRLVSNLTGIAVQPNKAIVGKNAFAHESGIHQDGVIKERTTYEIMNPQMLGIVQSNLVFGKHSGRHGFKQRLEELGYQLTDEEIDKAFKQFKDLADKKKQITDADLEALVENEIRKIPEKWTLEYLHICSGTGVTPTATVRVVSEDEVVEEASCGDGPINAAFRSLERVTGIEAKLQQYSINAVTGGIDAIGEVSVLVEYNHRVFSGHGISTDILEASALAYLNAINKIIYENQVNAGLVG; encoded by the coding sequence ATGAACAACAGAGTTATAATTTTTGATACGACTTTACGTGATGGAGAACAGTCTCCGGGGATTAGTTTAAATGCAAAAGAGAAATTGGACATTGCCATGCAATTGGCAAAGTTAGGGGTGGATGTGATTGAAGCAGGCTTCCCCATTGCTTCCCCCGGGGATTTTGAGGCGGTAAAGACCATTGCCAAGAATGTAAAAGGGCCTGTGATCTGCGCCTTGGCCAGAATCGGTGCCGGAGATATTGACCGGGCCTGGGAAGCCGTGCAGTATGCGGAACGTCCCCGGATTCATACCTTTGTAGCTACTTCAGACATACATCTGAAGCATAAGTTGAATAAAACCCGGGCAGAAGTTTTGGCCATGGTAGAAACAGGAGTTAAGCGGGCGAAAGGATATACTTCCGATGTGGAATTTTCGGCGGAGGATGCTTTCCGCAGTGACCTGGACTTTTTGTGTCAGGTGCTGGAAACGGCCATTGCTGCCGGAGCGACTACGGTCAACGTGCCTGATACGGTAGGTTATGCCACGCCGGAAGAATATGGCAAATTTATTGCCGATATTAATGATAAGGTGCCTAATATTGATCAAGCAGTGATTTCAGTGCATTGTCATAATGACCTGGGTTTGGCTGTGGCTAACTCTTTAGCAGCCGTCAGAAACGGAGCCCGCCAAGTGGAATGCGCCGTAAACGGTTTAGGAGAACGGGCCGGAAATGCCTCTTTAGAGGAGATTGTGATGAGCTTGTATACGAGACGGGATTCCTTTGGTTACGAAACCGGCATCAATTATCAGGAAATCTATCGCACGAGCCGTTTAGTTTCCAACCTCACCGGGATTGCAGTGCAGCCCAACAAGGCCATTGTGGGCAAGAATGCCTTTGCCCATGAGTCCGGCATTCATCAGGACGGGGTGATTAAGGAACGGACTACTTATGAAATTATGAATCCCCAAATGTTGGGTATCGTTCAGAGCAATCTGGTTTTTGGCAAGCATTCAGGACGCCATGGTTTTAAACAGCGTTTGGAGGAATTAGGTTATCAGCTCACTGATGAAGAGATAGATAAGGCTTTTAAGCAGTTCAAAGATTTAGCGGATAAAAAGAAGCAGATTACTGATGCAGATTTGGAGGCTTTGGTAGAAAACGAGATTCGTAAAATCCCGGAAAAATGGACTTTGGAATATCTTCACATCTGCAGTGGCACCGGGGTGACACCTACCGCTACTGTGCGGGTGGTCAGCGAGGACGAGGTGGTGGAAGAAGCGTCCTGCGGAGACGGTCCTATTAATGCCGCCTTTAGGAGTTTGGAAAGGGTTACCGGAATCGAAGCCAAATTACAACAATATTCCATTAACGCCGTCACCGGCGGAATAGACGCCATCGGAGAGGTTTCAGTGCTGGTGGAATACAACCATCGGGTTTTTTCCGGACATGGTATCAGCACCGACATCTTAGAGGCCTCGGCCTTGGCTTATCTTAATGCCATCAACAAGATTATTTATGAAAATCAGGTCAATGCCGGATTGGTTGGCTAG
- the leuC gene encoding 3-isopropylmalate dehydratase large subunit produces the protein MGMTITEKILAAHAGEEKVTPGQFINARLDVVLGNDVTGPVAINEFNKLGFQEVFDRDRIMLVPDHFTPNKDIKSAELSKTLREFAQNHEITNYFEIGRMGVEHCLLPEAGLVLPGDVIIGADSHTCTYGALGAFATGVGSTDMAAGMATGEAWFKVPSSIKFVFKGTDFNPWVSGKDLILYAIGQIGVDGALYQAMEFTGDGIGALSMDSRFSMCNMAIEAGGKNGIIAPDETTLAYVRGRATREFKVYQSDPDAEYTQVLEYQVKDIQPQVAFPHLPENARNVTDAGEVWLNQVVIGSCTNGRLEDLRVAASLLEGKKVHPDVRCIIIPGTQEIYRQAMKEGLMDIFIDAQAAVSTPTCGPCLGGHMGILAKGERALATTNRNFVGRMGHPESEVYLSNPAVAAASAIMGRIAHPQEVM, from the coding sequence ATGGGAATGACAATCACAGAAAAAATTCTCGCCGCGCACGCGGGAGAAGAGAAGGTCACGCCGGGTCAGTTTATCAATGCCCGCTTAGATGTGGTGCTGGGTAATGATGTAACCGGCCCTGTGGCCATCAATGAATTTAATAAATTAGGCTTTCAGGAAGTTTTTGATCGGGATCGTATTATGTTGGTACCGGATCATTTTACCCCCAATAAGGATATTAAATCGGCAGAACTGTCCAAAACTCTGAGAGAATTTGCTCAAAATCATGAGATCACCAATTATTTTGAAATCGGGCGCATGGGGGTAGAGCATTGTCTGCTGCCGGAAGCAGGTTTGGTCTTACCGGGAGATGTCATTATCGGGGCCGATTCTCATACCTGTACCTACGGCGCCTTGGGCGCTTTTGCCACGGGAGTAGGGAGCACCGATATGGCGGCAGGTATGGCCACGGGAGAAGCCTGGTTTAAGGTTCCTTCTTCTATCAAGTTTGTCTTTAAGGGCACAGATTTTAATCCCTGGGTGAGCGGCAAAGATTTAATCCTTTATGCCATCGGACAAATTGGTGTGGATGGCGCCCTCTACCAAGCCATGGAATTTACCGGGGACGGGATCGGTGCCTTAAGCATGGACAGCCGTTTCTCCATGTGCAATATGGCCATTGAAGCCGGCGGTAAGAACGGCATTATCGCCCCGGATGAAACCACTCTGGCTTACGTAAGAGGCCGGGCGACGAGAGAATTTAAAGTTTATCAAAGTGATCCCGATGCCGAATATACTCAGGTGTTAGAATACCAGGTAAAAGATATCCAGCCCCAAGTGGCATTTCCCCATTTGCCGGAGAATGCCCGTAATGTTACTGATGCTGGTGAGGTCTGGTTAAATCAAGTGGTCATCGGATCCTGTACCAACGGACGCTTGGAAGATTTAAGGGTGGCTGCATCCCTACTGGAAGGGAAAAAGGTTCATCCGGATGTGCGCTGCATCATCATTCCCGGCACCCAGGAAATTTATCGTCAGGCCATGAAAGAAGGTTTAATGGATATCTTTATCGATGCCCAGGCGGCGGTGAGTACCCCCACCTGCGGACCTTGTCTGGGAGGACACATGGGAATCCTGGCCAAAGGGGAACGTGCTCTTGCCACCACCAACAGAAACTTTGTCGGCCGTATGGGTCATCCGGAAAGTGAAGTTTATCTGTCCAATCCGGCAGTAGCTGCTGCTTCTGCTATTATGGGGCGTATTGCTCATCCTCAGGAGGTAATGTAA
- the leuD gene encoding 3-isopropylmalate dehydratase small subunit, with protein sequence MIIKGKVWRFGANVDTDAIIPARYMNTSVPEELAKHVMEDADPQFPQKVGQGDIIVADKNFGCGSSREHAPIAIKAAGVAAVIAPTFARIFNRNAINIGLPILESPEAAAGIKEGDIVEINTDTGVIKNITTGAEFQAQPFPEFMQKLIAAGGLMAYVKERKKENHA encoded by the coding sequence ATGATCATCAAAGGTAAAGTATGGAGATTTGGCGCAAATGTAGATACGGATGCAATTATACCTGCCCGTTATATGAATACCTCTGTACCTGAGGAATTGGCCAAACACGTGATGGAAGATGCGGATCCCCAATTTCCGCAAAAGGTCGGCCAGGGGGATATCATTGTCGCCGACAAAAATTTTGGCTGCGGCAGTTCCCGGGAACATGCCCCCATTGCCATCAAAGCAGCCGGAGTTGCTGCTGTTATCGCCCCCACCTTTGCACGAATTTTTAATCGCAATGCCATTAATATCGGCCTGCCCATTCTGGAATCCCCGGAAGCAGCCGCTGGTATTAAAGAAGGCGATATCGTCGAGATCAATACGGATACCGGTGTGATTAAGAATATCACTACCGGTGCTGAATTTCAGGCTCAGCCGTTCCCCGAGTTTATGCAAAAGCTGATCGCAGCCGGCGGACTG